The following nucleotide sequence is from Ferruginibacter lapsinanis.
TTTGCAGCAAGAACTACAGATATTTTGAAGAAGGTGTTTGGAACTAAATGGTAGTTAATAATACTTGCCAGGCTTCTGTAATTTTCCCGTTTTCAATTAATTCATGTGCATAATGATGAATTTCTGTTTCCATATCGTTGGGATTGATGGAGTAGTATTGAATGATCTGTTTTAACCGGTCATCAGTAAAAGCGGCATCTATCGCAGGGATATCATCGATTGTAGATAATTGCTGCAAATTATTAGTAGTCAATATTTTACTTTGCCTTATAGAAAGAGGCAACATTTCTTCAGGTATCATAGTTTGTGCTGTGCGTTACCGTTAAAACAATAATGATTTTTTGACAAAGGTTATAATAACTTTTTGTAAAGTTTGATTATTTTTGCTAATATCAATTACACACCAAATGGAGTTCCAAAAAATTCATAATAAAGGTCAGGCGCAGTTATTTAAAAATAACTACCTGGAATACCTTACCAAAACTCACCCTTTAGTAATATGGGGTATGTATTTACCTGTATTAATTTTATTGCCATATTATTCATTCAATAGTTTGTCTTTTGATTGGATAAAAGTGGTGTTGGTTTTTTTGGGAGGCATGTTCTTTTGGAGTTTTTTTGAATATATAATGCATCGATTTGTTTTTCATTACGTGGCAGAAAGCGAAAGAGGAAAGAAAATAAATTATATCCTGCATGGTAATCATCATGAATACCCAAGAGATAAGGAAAGATTATTTATGCCGGCAGCCCCAAGTTTAATTATTTCTTCTGTACTTTTTTTATTAATGTATTTGGTGTTAGGGAAAAATGTATTTCCTTTTTTTCCGGGATTTATGTTTGGTTATTTGATATATGGAAGTATGCATTATGCCATACATGCCTGGAATCCTCCTTTCAAATGGATGAAAGGGTTATGGCGCAATCACCACTTACATCATTACAAACAACAGCAAAAAGGTTTTGGAGTGAGCAGCACTTTGTGGGATCATGTATTTGGTACTATGTTCGACCTGAAAAATATTAAAGATGATAAAGAAAAAGTGCAGGAATTAATGTACAAATAATCGTCACCACTTTTCGTCTTCATTGATGTTATTATCCCGTCTGCTGAATTGTTGACGGGATTTTATTTTCTGTAATTCCCTTTCAATAATTGCATTGGCAATTATTTTTCCTGCATCGTCATTATTCTCTTTCAATAATTGTTTTAGTTTGTGTTCACTTACATCAATTCGATAAAGTATAGAAACCAGTTTTTCGAAATTTGTTTTTATAAGATGATTGACATGCATTGCCAGCAACCTTTGTAATTCTTCAAAAGAGAGTTGTTCGGGCAAACTTATCGCCAGGTCTTTGTTGATGCCTTTTATGATTTCCTGCTGCATTAATAATGTTCTATTACGCCCAGTCCGAATAAAGCAAAGTCGTATTTTACCGGATCAGTTCTGTCCAATTTACGCAATTCGCCGGTAAGTTCCAGCGCTGCTTGCCAATCATTTTGTTTTCTGGTTAATAACCCCAGCTTTTTAGCAACTCTAATTACGTGTACATCTAAAGGGCAAATTAATTGAGCCGGTTTAATATTATTCCAAATACCCAGATCAACTCCTTTATTGTCATTACGAACCATCCAACGCAGGTACATATTCAATCTTTTGCAGGTTGATTTTTTTGCCGGGGAAGAAATGTGTTTTCTCGTTCTGTCAGGCACATCATCTAACGAGAAAAAATAATTATAAAACTCGACCAATCCGTTTTCGATGGTGATATCTTTCTTTTTTACACCTTTGCTAAAAGCAGATTCGAGAGAATTGTTGTGATTATAATGCTGTTTGAAAAATTCAACAAAGTACAATACATCGGTAGCATTAAAGGTACGGTGTTTAAATTTTTCTAATTTTTTAAGATCTGTAGAGGTATGGTGTAGACAAAATTCATATGGAGCATTATCCATCAGTTGCAGCAATTCATTGCTTTTATTAATGATGGTAGTTCGATTTCCCCAGGCAAATATTGCTGCAAAAAAACCGGCGATCTCAATATCTTGTTTAGCAGAAAATCGATGAGGAATTAAAACGGGGTCCTGTCCAATAAAAGAAGGTTGATTATATAAATCAACCTTACTATTTAAAAATTTTATGAGGGAGTTATTCATTATCTCTTTTTTTTCTTTTCCGGAGCAGCATTGTATAAATTGATTGCTGCGGCATAAGCTCTGCCGGCTTTTGCTCTTCTTCTGAATACATTCAATCCCAGATTAACCCAACCTGCCGGTACAAGGGCTACCCCAATATAACCCGTTGTTAATTTTGCATTTGGATTTGGGTTAGAAGTTTTTACTGCCGGGTCGGTGGCCATTAATATGCAACCTCCGATAATAGCGCCCCAACTAATCAAACGGTGCATTTTTATTTTCTTAGAATATTGTTGTGATATGATAGCTTGGTCATAGGCATCACTATTATCTTCCACCCATTCTGCTAAGGTACCCACGCTGTTAAGGCCAACTAACCTATAGTCGTCGCTTCCAACTTTTCTTATATAGTAGTTGGTATTATAATGAGTACTCCAGCGTCCTGTTGTTGCATCATAACTTTGTGACGTAGAAACTTTCCTGAATACATGTAGTCTTGGACCTGTTAGTGCACGAGTAAGGTCGCCTGCGATATTTGTGTATAAGCCTGAAGCATCCTGATATTCACGAATATCTTTCGATTTAAATTCTTGTCCGTTGATGACATACAGTGTTGGCTTAAATATTTTTCTCTCATTTTTAGTAGTAACAGTGTCTCCGGCAATCAGTTCACCATTTTTGGGTCTTATAAAAGCTTTGTAATCGGGGTTTTTTGCTTTATTGCTATCGTATGCAATAGGGAACTGACTTTTGCATGACCCAAATAATACGATCAGGCACAGATAGAAAAAATTCTTCATTGTTTTTCTTGATGTTGTTATATTGATTAATTGGTTACATATTATCCAATCGCCTGCTGCAGATCTTCTATTAAATCATCAACATCTTCAATTCCTACACTCAATCTGATCAAACCGTCGCTTAAGCCATTTTTTATTCTTTCTTCTCTTGGTATGGAAGCATGTGTCATACTGGCTGGATGATTGATCAACGATTCAACTCCGCCTAAACTTTCAGCCAGAGAAAATATTTTAGTGCCTGATAAAACTTTGTTGGCTGTATCAATACTTTCATCTTTCAGCGTAAAACTTATCATTCCACCAAAGCCTCTCATTTGTTTTTTGGCAACAGCAAAACCTGCATTGTCTTCAAAACCCGGCCAATAAACTCTTGCCACTTTAGGATGTTTCCGGAGCCAGTGTGCTATCTTTTCTCCATTCTCACAATGTCTTTGCATTCTGACATGGAGTGTTTTTATGCCTCTTAATACTAAAAAACAATCCTGCGGCCCGGGTACAGCGCCACAACTTTTTTGGATGAAATATAATTTCTCTCTCAATGTTGCATCGTTCATCATCAAACATCCCTGTATAACATCACTATGGCCGCCTAAATATTTTGTAGCAGAGTGCATTACAATATCAGCTCCAAGAGTTAATGGATTTTGCAGGTAAGGCGATGCAAAAGTATTGTCAACACAAAGAATAATATTATTTTTTTTTGCAATCGATGCTACGGCTTCAATATCTGTGATATTCATCAGTGGATTGGTAGGCGTTTCAATCCATATCAATTTTGTATTTGGAGAAATTGCTTTATTTATATTATTGCTATCAGAAGTGTCAACATAAACGAATTTTATATTGTACCGTTCCCACACTTTCGTGAATAACCGATAGCTACCACCATACATATCATTAGCTGCGATGACTTCATCACCCGGGTTTAATAATTTAATGACAGCGTCAGTGGCTGCAACCCCGCTGCTAAAGGCCAGTGCATATTTGCCATTTTCAATAATGGCCAATGCATCTTCCAAGGCCTTACGGGTAGGGTTTTGGCTACGGGCATATTCGTATCCTTTATGTTGCCCCGGAGCAGATTGTACGTAGGTAGATGTTTGGTAGATCGGTGTCATTATTGCCCCTGTACTTGGGTCAGGCTCGGCGCCTGCATGAATGATCTTGGTAGCTAATTTCATAGTAAATATTTTAAAAAAAGAAATACATTTTATAATAATTGTGCAGCACACAAATATCTCCAGTCAAAATTATCTGCATCATGTGCTGCCATAGGAACGATCTTATTGTTGAGTACGGAAGGCGATAAAATTTTTTCAGCTACGAGTTTCTTTTTAGCCTCATGTATATACTCCATCAACTTCTTGTTATGCATCCATTCTTGTTGGGGAGGTTCATATCCTACTTTATCTTTTCTCCAAACTATTGCATCAGGTAAATTTTTCTCCATTGCTTTGCGTAAGAGCCATTTTGTCCAGCCGTCGTGTATTTTAAAATTTGAAGGAAGAGAGAAAATGAATTCGACTAACTCATGACTTAAAAAAGGCAATCTAACTTCTGTGCCATGTGCCATACTGTTTCTGTCAGCGTATCGAAGCAGCTCCTCTAACCCCATTTGTGTTGTGTTGTAGTAAAGAAGATCATTCAGTTTTGTAACGATAGGTTTATAAATACCCTCCAAACCTCTGCCGGCCAATGAAGCAGAAAATTCTCTGTTAATATTTCTATTATAAATCATTTTCCGGTATTCATTTTTTTCTAAAAAAATGGCAATATGTGATGGGAAGTAGGAAGCGATATAGTTTCTTATTCCCCAATCAAATGAAAAATTATTTTCTTTAAAGATGCGGATGTCATTTTTTAACTGTTTGAATTTTCCTCTGCCAATCAATTGTTGTAAATGCCAGTGGATATATTTATGATACCCCCCTAAAGTTTCATCTGCTCCTTGTCCATCCAATAAAACTTTTGTTTTATGCTTTGCGGCTAATTCAAAAACTTTGTATTGTAAAAAAATACTTGATGAAGGAAAAGGTTCTTCCTGGTGATAGCAAAGTGTTTCAAAGTTTTTGATCAACTCATCTGCCGAAGGTGTAATCTGAAAATTATCTACATTAAAATTGGTCGCAATTTCAGCAATATATTTCGATTCGTCTTTTTCAAAACCAGGAAAAACTGCAGAAAAAGTTTTCAAGCGATCTCCATTGGCTTTCAATTTACTGACCACCGCTACAATTGATGAGCTGTCGAGCCCGCCGCTTAAGCTGGTGCCGACAGGAACATCGCTTCTTAATCTTCTATTAATAGAGTGATTAAATAGTTCGGTAAATTTTACAATGGCTTCTTTTTCTGTGTAATTAATTTCTTTTTCTTTATTAAGATCCCAATAACTTAAAATAGAAAGTTGTCCTGTAAAGGGAGAAAAACTCAGATAATGTGCAGGAGGTAAAGAGTAGATGTTTTCAAAAAATGTTTCTTTTTTTTCTTTTACGTTTTGTACATGTCCCAACGTAAGGTAATTAAGCAGCATTTTTGGGTCTGGCTTTTTTTCAATGCCAATTGCCCATAATGCTTTCATCTCACTGGCAAATGCAAGGTGCCCGTTTTCTTCATAATAATAAAATGGCTTTTCGCCGAAACGATCTCTAGCAGCAAATAGTTTTTTCTTTTTATCATCCCAAATGGCAAAAGCAAACATACCGTCGAAGTGCTGTAGGCAATCCGATTTCCAATAATCATACGCAGCCAATATAACTTCTGTATCTGATTGTGATGCAAAGCTATAGCCATGTTTACGTAATTCTTCCCTAACCTCAATATAATTATAGATCTCGCCATTATAAACAATGGTATACCTGTTTAAGTAATGCATGGGTTGGGCTCCTGCATTACTTAAATCAATAATAGAAAGTCTCCGATGAGCAAATCCCATATTACCATCATCGTTGATCCAATATCCTTCACTATCGGGTCCACGGTGGGCAATTGTGTTGGCCATTGAATGTAATAAACCTTCGTTTACGACTAAAGAGTTAGGTGAAATGATTCCTGCAATTCCGCACATAATGTAAATATCCAAAAAAAATCCCGGCATAAAGCCGGGCTGTAAAAATATTATTGAAAGTTTTAAAAAACAATCGGTAAAGCTACTTTCACATCATCCCAGGCTATTTGGAGATTAGCGCCGGTCAATGATTTTTCAAACACCATAGAAAAGGCTTCTGTTATATCAGCTTGTCTTTGTACAGGCACGTCGTATCTAAGCAGGTCTTTTGACTGATTGTATTTGAATGCACCCCAAGTATCGGTTT
It contains:
- a CDS encoding sterol desaturase family protein, encoding MEFQKIHNKGQAQLFKNNYLEYLTKTHPLVIWGMYLPVLILLPYYSFNSLSFDWIKVVLVFLGGMFFWSFFEYIMHRFVFHYVAESERGKKINYILHGNHHEYPRDKERLFMPAAPSLIISSVLFLLMYLVLGKNVFPFFPGFMFGYLIYGSMHYAIHAWNPPFKWMKGLWRNHHLHHYKQQQKGFGVSSTLWDHVFGTMFDLKNIKDDKEKVQELMYK
- a CDS encoding TIGR02757 family protein; translated protein: MNNSLIKFLNSKVDLYNQPSFIGQDPVLIPHRFSAKQDIEIAGFFAAIFAWGNRTTIINKSNELLQLMDNAPYEFCLHHTSTDLKKLEKFKHRTFNATDVLYFVEFFKQHYNHNNSLESAFSKGVKKKDITIENGLVEFYNYFFSLDDVPDRTRKHISSPAKKSTCKRLNMYLRWMVRNDNKGVDLGIWNNIKPAQLICPLDVHVIRVAKKLGLLTRKQNDWQAALELTGELRKLDRTDPVKYDFALFGLGVIEHY
- a CDS encoding cystathionine gamma-synthase — protein: MKLATKIIHAGAEPDPSTGAIMTPIYQTSTYVQSAPGQHKGYEYARSQNPTRKALEDALAIIENGKYALAFSSGVAATDAVIKLLNPGDEVIAANDMYGGSYRLFTKVWERYNIKFVYVDTSDSNNINKAISPNTKLIWIETPTNPLMNITDIEAVASIAKKNNIILCVDNTFASPYLQNPLTLGADIVMHSATKYLGGHSDVIQGCLMMNDATLREKLYFIQKSCGAVPGPQDCFLVLRGIKTLHVRMQRHCENGEKIAHWLRKHPKVARVYWPGFEDNAGFAVAKKQMRGFGGMISFTLKDESIDTANKVLSGTKIFSLAESLGGVESLINHPASMTHASIPREERIKNGLSDGLIRLSVGIEDVDDLIEDLQQAIG
- the asnB gene encoding asparagine synthase (glutamine-hydrolyzing), with the protein product MPGFFLDIYIMCGIAGIISPNSLVVNEGLLHSMANTIAHRGPDSEGYWINDDGNMGFAHRRLSIIDLSNAGAQPMHYLNRYTIVYNGEIYNYIEVREELRKHGYSFASQSDTEVILAAYDYWKSDCLQHFDGMFAFAIWDDKKKKLFAARDRFGEKPFYYYEENGHLAFASEMKALWAIGIEKKPDPKMLLNYLTLGHVQNVKEKKETFFENIYSLPPAHYLSFSPFTGQLSILSYWDLNKEKEINYTEKEAIVKFTELFNHSINRRLRSDVPVGTSLSGGLDSSSIVAVVSKLKANGDRLKTFSAVFPGFEKDESKYIAEIATNFNVDNFQITPSADELIKNFETLCYHQEEPFPSSSIFLQYKVFELAAKHKTKVLLDGQGADETLGGYHKYIHWHLQQLIGRGKFKQLKNDIRIFKENNFSFDWGIRNYIASYFPSHIAIFLEKNEYRKMIYNRNINREFSASLAGRGLEGIYKPIVTKLNDLLYYNTTQMGLEELLRYADRNSMAHGTEVRLPFLSHELVEFIFSLPSNFKIHDGWTKWLLRKAMEKNLPDAIVWRKDKVGYEPPQQEWMHNKKLMEYIHEAKKKLVAEKILSPSVLNNKIVPMAAHDADNFDWRYLCAAQLL